The Pyrenophora tritici-repentis strain M4 chromosome 9, whole genome shotgun sequence sequence CGGACAGGGACTAACACTAGCATAGGTACAACGCCAGCGAAAGAGAACAAGCCCGCGCTGCCCGAGGCGGTCGATGATTGCAGTTTTGGATACGAACAACACGGAGTTTGGGGACAGGCATACATTTACATGGCAAGGCGTTTTCAGGTGGAGAATATGGTGTCCCGAGGGGCCTTGTCTAAGCTCTGAGGTCACCTTTCCTTCATGACTCTACGAGTCAGACTACCAATTTGGGTTATTACACTATGCGCGAGAGTTATAAAATGAACGTGTATGACAAATTACAGCGTGAAGAAAAGATGAGTGTCAATTTTGGGTTCCAGAAGAGAAACGCGCAAAAGCTATTTTGTCCCAGAAAGCAAAGTCCACCCGCCTCATGTTCATCGTTCAGTCGTGGTCGTGGTCGTGGTCGTGATCGTTCAGTCATAAGCATTTTGTTCATAACGTCGTTAAGAGCTAGCGTGTGTCTCATTCAGAGACCAGCAAGGCGAGTCTACGATACGTCGATATGATGGAAGACATCCTTGAAGTATTTCGCGTCTGTTTCTCACATCAGTAATGATTCCGTAATAAAAGCATCGGGAACATACCTTCGGCCAACGTAAACGTCAACTGATACTTACCGCCCTTGGAACTCTTAGGCACCTTGTAGCTATCACAGAACACATATGGATGGAGCTTCTGGAACTCAATCGTGTCTGGACTAGTACGCTTCATCCAGTCCCTCCGTCCAATGTATTGCGTGACGAAAGCGGTCCAAATGGGAATTGACTTCATTGGCCCCCGGCGAGCTGTAGCCTCGAAACGTACGCATCCTGAATCGTGGTCGCGATACACACGGAAAGCATGTTTGTATTTGTGGTCGACGGTTTCACTGCTTCATGTTAGAGTGAACATGGCAGGTGGTGGATGAATACGTACCCACTGAATACAATTTCTTCCCCGTCTCCGGGGTTGGACATATCATCCAGTCCCTCTGCAACGCCCTTCTGATCCTGTCGCTTCATAGCAACGGTAGTACAGTAAAATAGGACCATGCCTGGTGTAGTGTCAGATGAGATAGCACAAGCAGTATATGCATACTTACGTTCGTAGAGAGTAAAGCGTAGCCTAGCCCATAGATCCAATCCACCATCTCTATGGTTCTTTGTGCAGAGCTTCAAGCATGAATCCGAGCGTCGCAATACCAATGAGGTGAGTAGCATTTGGTGTCGCATACGTTTTCCACTCGTATCCTTGGTGAGGAAGATCATCCTTGCACGTTCATCGTGAGGCCGCCAATATATCCTCACGAATACGCTGGCAGCTTCGAAAGGTAGCTCAACGACCCGTTGAAACCCATCAGCCTCAAGCATCTGGATAACATTGGGTTCCTCGGGCCCAACGCATTCTGTAGGTTCCGCAAAGGTTTCGAACGATGTTGTGGTATGGCGCCCGTCGAAGATCTTCATAGCCCAGTGGGCGACAGGCTCCGAGTCGGTTGATTGAGTAGAGTACGCGTGTGATGAGGCAGCCGATGATGTGGGTGATAGAGGGATCTCCGGCACCGGTGGTGGAATATACGGTATATCCCCTATGCCAATGCCACCCCACGTTGGGGCAATATGAGCTCGTTGTGGTGTATGGGCTCGTTGTGGTACTGGTGGGGGCAAAGGCGCCTGGTACACATACTGTGTAGAGGGGTACGTAGGGTGACTACGTATCTTGGGTCTAGGCACCTTTGGAGAAGACGGCTTTGGAGTTCTGGCACTGCCCTTGCCACTGCCTTGCCCAGCTGGTTTGGTAAAATATGAATCGATTGGCTTTTGCTTCTTTAGCAATTTCGATAGCATGACTTTGAACTTTGCCAATTGTCCTTCATCCTCATGCCTGGAGCCGGTTAGCCTCCATTGAAATGCCATCTTTACTAGCAATGCTTACCCTTTCAGAGCATCGTGCATGAACTGGAGATACTCTCTTACGGCTTCAAACCTCCGGGGCAAGGTCATGCCTTGTGTCTCAAAGTCCGCGAGTGCGTCTTCCCATATTATGGCATACGGTGGTGTGCCGGGGAATGCACCTGGAGCTGAGTGTCGATTTCGTTTGGACTTGCCAAAGATATCTTGGACGTCTGCAAGCGTGATATCCAGACTCGAAAGACAAACCTCGAGATCTTTCAAAATGTAGCCTGCGTTACGTCCGTAACGTGACAAATCGAGATCATCATGCAACTCATGGAGAGCGTGTGAGATGGCGTAGAGTTCGGCGATATGTGCTCTGATGTTTTTTCGATATTGCGGAATCTCGCCCTCGAAGGCAAGAAGACGTTTGGCGGTCTCTTCCGCTTCATCGGCGTACTCAAGCAGTCGCCAGTCCATGGTGGAGTGTGTATCTGAGACTATGCAACCGAAATGGAACCTCTAATCGCGGCCCATGGTTTGAATGCCAGGGAAACGGCGGGGAAGGAATGAGAGGTCGCCCCGGCGATAGCGCTATAAGATGAGCGTCTGGGGTAGACCTGTAGTTGCATGCGCGCTCAAAGAGGGTCGGCTCTTGACGTGTTTATGCAGCACGCCGGTGAGAGAAGCCAATAACTTCTGCAGACGAGATGCCTTACCAAGCCTGCATGTAACCCGCAGCTCTCGCTTGCTCTTTCGCAAGGCGGTCTGCTTGATAAATTCGGCCCCCAGAAGAAATTATTTGGCGTTCTTTGTCCAGCTCTCGGCGCGCAACCGCATTACGATGGTGGGCCAAGGTGCTACTTCGTATTCTGGATCGTCGGAGGCGCCACTCCGGCAGGCGGCTGCAGAGCTGCGCTGTCAGTATGAGACGATCATCGTCGTACGGGTGTCCTAATGACGACCAAAGTGTCCAGATCATTCCAAGCCATGATCTCGTTCGTATGCACGTCGGCTCGAGGCACCGCCAGAAGCCGCGCTGCCTGACATAACAATTCTCCACTATTGCTCATGATAGCCTTGCAGTCTGAAGTAGTGGTTGGTCAGGAACGAGACTCGATAGTCGAAACGGTTGAACTTGCGCATCTTGACAGCTGTCAACCGATCTTCCCTTGGAGGGGAACAAAAGGCACTAATCACGAGCTAGGCGTCAACAACCAGCGAACAGAAATGGATGGGTATCAGAACAGTATAAGATGGCGCTGAGACAGTCGGGAAAAAACCTAGAGATATAACTAATTCTTGTACGAACAGTCGTCTATATATGTGTATGATAGGAAAGTAGGGCTGCGCCTCACTCTGTCCAAGCCACCGTGATGGGGCTGTAATCCACCCAGTCATTCCTCTCCAGGCAACCAGACGCATCGAAGCTACGGCACAGCGATATTGTTGGATGCTGTTGTGGGACAGTGGCTTTAACGGCATTGACGGCCAATCTATTCACTTGGCAGTCTTATGGGCCCGCTAAAGCTCAACGGTGTACGGTACAGCATGAGCCTAATTATTTTCCGAGAGCCTTCAGCCTCTCGTCAACTAGCTTTGTGACCATCTTCTCTAGTATCGCGAATTCTCCATTCGCAGCCCCTTCAAAGTAGCCGGCTACGCTCTTCTCCACGTATTTGCCCACCTGATCTACCTCGACATTGACGTCGTCGCCCGGCTTCTTGCTCGCCGTCACCACCTTCTCCTGTGTGTATGCGATCAACATGACCTCCCACCAGCCTTCTGGGCCATCTTCCACCTTGGTGACTGTCAAGCTTGCTCCGTCTATCGTGACATAGCCCTTCTCGACAATGTATCGCAGTACTGAGGGGTCTCGGGGCTTGAAGCGGAAGGTAAGCGCGTTGCCGTCTGGGGTGATGGATTCTATAGTTGCAATGGTATCGACATGTCCCTGTACGAAGTGGCCGCCCATACGCGTGGTCGAAGAAACGGCGCGCTCGAGGTTGACCTTAGAGCCTTGCTTCAACGACCCCAAGTTTGTTCGCCGGAGCGTCTCGGGAGCGGCTCCAATCTTGAATGACGACTTGTCAAACTGCGTGACAGTGAGACATGTTCCTGGCCACATCAGACCGTGATTATTATTGAAATTGTCCAACATACCGTTGACAGCGATACTGTCGCCCAAATGGCAATCCCCCAAGATTTCCTCACATCCCGAAATTGTCAGAGACGTGCCCCCGCCTCCTGAGGCTGTCTGATCGAGCTTCTCAAGGGAGGCAACAGCTAGCCATCATCAGCCAAGCCGCGCGGAAAGAAAGAGCATTCCTGCTTACTGCCGATTATTTCGACGATACCGGTAAACATGGTGGGGTGCAGTACGGGAGAGGAAGTCACGATGGTGGGGTTCTGCAGCTAGCCTGTGAGCCTCGGAACTGGAGCTAGCTCGGCTTCGGAAATACCGATCGTGGACCATTTCCGCCCTCACTCCAGATGCCATCATCCATACCTCAAAAATGGCAAGTTTTGCAGTAAGAAACTCAAGGCGTGTTTTTCAAACCTGTGCGCGCTCCTCAAGGCTTAATTGTGCAACACCGAGCTATGTTCGACGACTCGCGACTGAGGCAACAGATGCCTCTAATCTACCCTTAGCCGGCATCAAGGTGCTTGACATGACGAGAGTCCTGGCTGGTGTAAGTCACATTTACAGTCATTTTGATCAAGTCTGACCAAGCAAAGCCATACTGCACGCAAATATTGGGCGATCTTGGGTATGCCATGGACGGCCCTGTATGAACCAACACCGAGGTTGGCAGGGTTGAGAAGTTGAGAATTGACAGTGATCCAGAGCAGACGTAATCAAGATTGAGCATCCTACAAGAGGTGGTAAGTATGACGTAGTTTGAGTTAACCTAAATCGAAGTTAATCATGTTCAATAGATGACACGAGGGCATGGGGTCCGCCTTATGCCAAATATCTCAACAATCAAGAAGGACCAGGGGAAAGTGCTTACTACTTGGGTGTAAGTGTAGGAGTGAGTAACCGGCTGCTTTCAAACTCACCAAGAATAGGTCAACCGTAACAAACGATCAATAGGTCTGTCTTTCCAGCATCCAGCCGGCGTGGACATACTGCACCGTCTCGTAAAAGAATGCGATGTACTTGTTGAGAATTATCTTCCGGGTTCGCTTGCAAAGTATGCCATGGATTACGATACAGTTTCAAAGATAAATCCAGGTATAGTGAGTGATCCCCGTACACAACATACATAAGAGACATGTGCTGACCGTATACGTCCATCTCCAGATCTACGCAAGCATCACGGGCTACGGCCAAACAGGACCTTACAGAAATCGAGCTGGTTATGATGTCATGGTCGAAGCGTGCGCCAAATCCGACACACAATCCACTAATATAACTGACTCCACCTTAGTGAATTCGGTCTGATGCACATTACCGGTACCCGAGATGGCCCACCAGTCAAGGTTGGGGTAGCAGTGACCGACCTAACAACCGGTCTCTATACGTCGAACTCCATTATTGCTGCATTGTTCCGTCGCCTGAGGAATCCTAAATCCAAGGGTCAGCACATTGACGTGGCCCTTTCTGACTGTCAAGTAGCCACATTAGCCAACATCGCCAGCTCCAGTCTCATCAGCGGACAGCGTGACACTGGTCGCTGGGGAACTTCGCATCCTTCAATTGTGCCTTACAAAGCCTTTAAAACAGCAGATGGAGACATCCTCCTAGGGGGTGGAAACGATAGGCTGTATGGCGTACTGTGTAATAGGCTGGGAAAGCCTGAGTGGATTCTAGACGAAAAGTTCAAGACGAATGCGATGAGAGTACAGCATAGAGATGAACTAGAGGAACTGATCGAGACTGAGACAAGGAAGAAGACAACAAAGGAGTTGCTTGACGTTTTCGAGGGCAGTGGGATGCGTAAGTGGTCCTTTCTTCTAATGCTCATGCTAGATGACTAATCCCAATAGCTTATGCTGCCATTAACGATATACAAGACACCTTGAACCACGAGCACGGTACGTATTCGCATAAAAGTCACGGCACGGAAGTCTTCGTGGGTACTGATCACTCCTAGTTCTCGCTCGAAACATGGTCAAAGAAGTGGACCATCCAACATGCGGGCCCATCAAACTGGTCAACACGCCTGTTAAATGGTCAGAGACGAAACCCGAGATTCGTTTACCACCGCCTACACTGGGACAGCATACGGACGAGATTCTGAGCGACACATTGGGCATGAGCAAGGACGAGGTTAAAGGATTACGAGCTGAGGGAGTTGTAGCATAATGAGCGCAGACACTTATGAAGACAACTAGAATAAGAGGATTTCGATGTTACCGCGGAGAGATTGAGCAGGTTTTGTTCTGTTGATGGAGATTACATAGGCGAGTAGATCACGTGAGCGGACGTACTAGCGCGTTGTGGGAGGCGCGTTGGTTGCTTAGGGTAACGGAAATTCGCCCCGGACTTATTGACCAGCGCGCGCGAACACGATCTGCTCCCTATTAATTTTTGGTACACCAACGCCGACTAGAATCTTGGACGCCTTCTCCAAGACATTTTATACACAATTAACATGGACCCCCCTATCCGCCCCTCCAGTTCGCTATTCGATGTCTTCTTACGCCTACGCCCTTCCAATTCCAAGGATGCGCGGTTCCTGAGTGTAGAGGAGAGCGAGCAAAGCCACCCGACGCACATCACCATACAACCCCCTACAAACGACAAGCGCAAGCGAGCTGTTGAGCGCTTCGCGTTTACACAAGTCTTTGAGGAAGATGCGCGGCAAATGGATGTGTTCAAGGGCACTGGGGTGATCCCAATGATTGAGGGAGTCATGGGTGCACCAGGCCACCACGGACGAGATGGATTGTTTGCGACTCTGGGTTGCAGCGGATCCGGCAAGGTGCGAATGGATTGCTCTTGACTGTACTGTAATAGGTATTAACCATAACATAGAGTCACACAATTCTCGGAACAAAGACGCAGCGCGGCCTCGTCCAGATGACGCTCGATGTCGTCTTCCAGACCTGTGAAGAGCAACTTGTACAATCATTTTATGGCGCACCCGCTTTCTCCTCCTTGGCAACAGCAGATGTCTCTGAAGCTCAATTGTATACGGCGACCGCATATCTGGACAACATGTATGGAGACAATCAGTCAGAGCGATTCCCGTCGCGAGCGAATACCCCGATGCAGGTAAGTACATTTTTATAAGCTCTTAAAGATCAGATATTGATACGGTCTCGTCACCACGTTCTCTTATATTTGGACCCCTGGCTTCTCCCCGGAAGCCTGCGCTTAGGAATCTGTGTCGAGCACTGCAAGCTACGTTCTCTAGTCCACGTACTGCTGGCGTTCAGTCCCCAAGCCTCTTCCATGGTCGACCTTCAGTCATCGCTCAATCATGTGCGAGCCCAAGCTCACCAGTGCCAAAGGATTGTAGTATATTCTCCACAGGAAGCAACTGGAAATCTAGCAAGATTCCACGCCCATCAACGCTGCCACAGACACCTTCTGTTGCAGACATCCAACTTCCCGCAGACCCGACCGTCGAATACGCTATCGTTATGTCTATGTACGAGGTATACAACGACCGCATCTTCGATCTCCTGAGCGGCAGTGCAAGCAAGAATAAGCAGCCCAATGTGAAGCGAAGAGCATTGCTGTTCAAGAACACTGAGCAGAGTCCTGACCGAAAGGTCGTTGCTGGTCTTACCAAGATCATCTGTGGCAGCTTCGAGGAGGCTATGATGATCCTGGAGACTGGGCTCATGGAACGTAAAGTTACTGGCACGGGCAGCAATGCCGTCAGCTCACGAAGTCACGGCTTCTTCAACATTGAGATCAAGAAGCGCGATGCTGAAACCAAGGGTCCTTGGTCTAGCAGCAATCTCACCATTGTTGACTTGGCCGGATCTGAGCGTGCCCGCAACGCAAAGACAGCGGGCGAGACACTTGCTGAGGCTGGCAAGATTAACGAATCGCTCATGTACCTGGGCCAGTGTATGCAAATGCAGTCGGACAATCAGGGTGGCTCAAAGGTATGGACATAATCCTACCCACAAAGCAATCTACTAACAACTGAGCAGAACATCGTGCCTTTCCGTCAATGTAAACTAACAGAGATACTCTTCTCAAACTCCTATCCTACCCCTGGTCGTCAAATTCAACACGATCGCCAGCCACAAAAGTCCATTATGGTTGTCACAGCAGACCCCAAGGGCGACTTCAACGCCACATCTCAGATCTTGCGCTACTCTGCACTCGCTCGCGAGGTAACTGTACCGCGAGTACCATCCACTACGGAGGCCATACTCTCCGGTCTACCACAAAAGCGTCCCGGCACAGCCTGCTCCGGCCGCGCAACACCTTCCGCCATAATGGAAGAGCTTGATAACGCCAACGCCGAAGTTGCACGCCTGACAGCAGAGATCGAAGCCTTTGCCCTCCGCCTCTCTGAAGAGACAGCCCGCCGACGAGCAGCAGAATCTTCCTGGGCAGCAGCCGAAGAGCACATGGTCGACCTCGAGCAGGAAATCCGCGACGAATGCTACCTCGAAATGGAAACAGCAGTAGAACAAGAACGCCGCCGCTGGCAAGCTGCCCTAGAAAACGAACAAGATAACCAACAAGCCCACATCGACTCCAAAATCGACGTCGTCATCCGCGCCACCAAAGCTCAGATGAAGCAAGAGGTTAAAGTCTACGAAGACCCAGACCCGGAACTCCGCGACAGGGTAGAGGAGTTGGAGCGCGAGAACGAGATGCTACGGGCTAAGCTAGAGGCTAAGGAGCGCGAGACTATGCAAAGGTCTGCGAGCCCGgtgaagaagatgaggatCCTCAAGACGAAGAAGTGGGAGGATCCCGATGGGGGGGTTGCGCATGTATGATGATTGAACGATGTTAACGTCTGTTGTGATGAACTGCATTGTTGCATGGGCGGCGTATGGGAGGAGTTGGGTTGTTCAGTTGGGTTAATGGGCCTTGTTTTACTAGGCATGCATTTGTGATACCACGAtttcttgttcttcttcaACAGAAACTCTTCTTTAGTAATATGTTATCAGTTTTCGACCTATGTACACATATGGTTTGTGGGGGTGATGAAGCTATTAATTATTCTTTTGCAACAAGGCCTGTATATATGCCTCGACGACAGAGCATCTACAGCGCCGATGACGCCGTAATAGCAGAAAAAACGCTTTTCAAAGTGACAGGAACAGCTCCCTTAAACGCTCACTGCCCATCTCCGACAGGTTGGAAGAAGGGGTCGCGCCAGAAGGCCGCTCCGCCGTCGTTTCTATAGCATCCTAGACTACCTTTTGTCCCTCGTCCAGCGTGCCATCTGCCCCCATACCCGTGCCATCGCCCTTCCAGCCATGGCTGAAAACCTCAAAGTTATCGTCAACCAGCCAATTCAAATCTTCGCTCTCCGGGCGCAGCGTCCGCGCCAGTCCGTTTCCAGCTTTGGGATAGTGTGCGGGCGGATCCGTATCGTAGCCATCGTCTTCGTCGTACTGGTTGCCAGCAAGGTCGATGGTTGTGCGCGACGGCTGATGGCTGCTCTCGCCGAGGAGTTGCGCGTCTGCAGGGTCCATCTCAGAATGCGGGTGCGACGAGAACTGTGGGGTGTGGCCGGCCGGCGTTTGGCCGTTGGGGTGGAAGCCTGTGGGTTGTGCTTGGTACTGCGGGTACCGCTGGGGTGCTGAGGGGGCTTGTTGGTGTGGTTCGGGTTTGATGGTTGAGGCGTTGGGTATCAGACTCCGTACGTTGGGTGGGAAGATGGGGAGTTCTGGGTGTCGGACTGTGGCTGTGAGGAGGAGGTCGATGAGTTGGTGTTGGGGGAGGGTAGAGAAGTAGGCGCGTTTCTGGTCATGTTGGTATAAGCTTGCAGTTTCTGCTGGTGGAGAAGCATACCTCGTCTATGGAAAGATTCTGAACAGCGACCAGGTCCTGTGAGCCTTCTACTACGGTTTGCTTTGCCCGCGTACAGGGTCCGCATGACCACTCCTTCTCCAGCACAGTGACAACGTCATTGTCGATGGGCGGGTTGTGGCAATATTGATGATAGGCAGTACTACACGCATCACAGAATACTATGCGGTTGTTGGACGGGTCGGTTTCTCGCTGGCAAGTCTTGCACTTGGCTGCCAGCAGAGTCTTGGTCGACTTCCTCCGCTTGACGCCTTGCACTGGTTCTGGAATGATGGGTACGAATGCGACGGGCTTGTTCACACTGCGACCGGACTTTGTTCGAGTAGGGAGTGGTGTGTACGAGTCAGAGACATTGGAGTCGGAGTCGTCGTTCTACATGGTGTTAGCATGCAGTCTCGTGCAATGTCCTACACACTGACATCACTTTCTTCCTCACTCTCGGACCGCTTCCGCTTGCCGCCTCTGCCGCCACGACCTCC is a genomic window containing:
- a CDS encoding DUF3584 multi-domain protein codes for the protein MVVTADPKGDFNATSQILRYSALAREVTVPRVPSTTEAILSGLPQKRPGTACSGRATPSAIMEELDNANAEVARLTAEIEAFALRLSEETARRRAAESSWAAAEEHMVDLEQEIRDECYLEMETAVEQERRRWQAALENEQDNQQAHIDSKIDVVIRATKAQMKQEVKVYEDPDPELRDRVEELERENEMLRAKLEAKERETMQRSASPVKKMRILKTKKWEDPDGGVAHV
- a CDS encoding RibC, Riboflavin synthase alpha chain: MFTGIVEIIGTVASLEKLDQTASGGGGTSLTISGCEEILGDCHLGDSIAVNGTCLTVTQFDKSSFKIGAAPETLRRTNLGSLKQGSKVNLERAVSSTTRMGGHFVQGHVDTIATIESITPDGNALTFRFKPRDPSVLRYIVEKGYVTIDGASLTVTKVEDGPEGWWEVMLIAYTQEKVVTASKKPGDDVNVEVDQVGKYVEKSVAGYFEGAANGEFAILEKMVTKLVDERLKALGK
- a CDS encoding KIP1, Kinesin protein, which produces MDPPIRPSSSLFDVFLRLRPSNSKDARFLSVEESEQSHPTHITIQPPTNDKRKRAVERFAFTQVFEEDARQMDVFKGTGVIPMIEGVMGAPGHHGRDGLFATLGCSGSGKSHTILGTKTQRGLVQMTLDVVFQTCEEQLVQSFYGAPAFSSLATADVSEAQLYTATAYLDNMYGDNQSERFPSRANTPMQDCSIFSTGSNWKSSKIPRPSTLPQTPSVADIQLPADPTVEYAIVMSMYEVYNDRIFDLLSGSASKNKQPNVKRRALLFKNTEQSPDRKVVAGLTKIICGSFEEAMMILETGLMERKVTGTGSNAVSSRSHGFFNIEIKKRDAETKGPWSSSNLTIVDLAGSERARNAKTAGETLAEAGKINESLMYLGQCMQMQSDNQGGSKVWT
- a CDS encoding PHD multi-domain protein; this encodes MKPPNSANGQQGPGNGAPNEIGGAANMSGPAPSSHSTTPMPPASQMSSFPVNNTGATSAPSFPEYSASTAAILERLQGKSGHAAGSAAFEAKRAEILQSYVTSDKLPTPPPIMGPGRRGRGGRVGTPSGLKTENDDSDSNVSDSYTPLPTRTKSGRSVNKPVAFVPIIPEPVQGVKRRKSTKTLLAAKCKTCQRETDPSNNRIVFCDACSTAYHQYCHNPPIDNDVVTVLEKEWSCGPCTRAKQTVVEGSQDLVAVQNLSIDEKRAYFSTLPQHQLIDLLLTATVRHPELPIFPPNVRSLIPNASTIKPEPHQQAPSAPQRYPQYQAQPTGFHPNGQTPAGHTPQFSSHPHSEMDPADAQLLGESSHQPSRTTIDLAGNQYDEDDGYDTDPPAHYPKAGNGLARTLRPESEDLNWLVDDNFEVFSHGWKGDGTGMGADGTLDEGQKVV